One Palaemon carinicauda isolate YSFRI2023 chromosome 5, ASM3689809v2, whole genome shotgun sequence DNA window includes the following coding sequences:
- the LOC137640752 gene encoding uncharacterized protein: MYSTTLSVKSKYLVRDKALLMISKLYSNGTPLNTLWDPGSDITLITFATAYKLGLKGRDIELTITKVGRKVELIKSKQYVIKVTDLEGKHWYITAYGIEEITSEACKVDLINIVLLFDDIRLSDVERPFGEIELLVGSDWCTLMPQVKQSVGNLQLMQNMFGYCIRGSHPSIKFESSNNSFNVKVNQISSVVKVEEINVNNNEFLRMDLDKFFNIESLGTYCIPKCGACKCGSCTLGDKSYTIREEQELDMISKGLEYNCEEKYWAVKYPWSRDPNELPNNVAVAIARMRSTEKRLTKIGYKYTQLYNDQIKDMLSRGVARKLSWKEMSEYDGPIHYIHHHEVLKESSTSTPVRIVFNSSADYKGHRLNDYWAKGPDLLNDLVEILLRFRQDNVAVIGDISKMYNSVRLKELEQHTHRFVWRDADYSRPPNHHVLTAVGFGDRPSGVIAITALKKTASIKENEFPEIKNIIDRNTYVDDIIFSCEDVNKAKKLMGNMNLVLNEGGFKIKHWIMSNNETLDNELKLLYAGEEKVLSLHWIPRKDIFFFKIKVDFNRSKKRIFENGIDINTSNRIIPKDLTKRMVLSQVSTIYDPLGLIIHFTLNAKVLMRELITISRSEGNRCDWDDPMSDEMREKWSKFFIDMRELEFLSYARCVKPLDAKGDPMLVIFSDGSSVAYGACAYVRWGLEGDSYVSQLILAKNRIAPTKKLTIPRLELCAAVLSCRLRDIIVKQSDWKFKSIVHIVDSSIVRAQIQKESYGFNTFVANRVAEIQSRTDPTEWWWVNSKNNPADFTTRPCPPNVLHENSMWQKGPAFMSRPFDTWPISQSCNDEVPDKVGIVLTCRQKSFDEEKTSVINMSRFSSYT, from the coding sequence ATGTACAGTACTACTCTTTCCGTCAAATCCAAATATTTAGTAAGAGACAAAGCACTGCTAATGATTAGTAAATTATACAGCAATGGCACACCTTTGAATACGTTGTGGGACCCTGGAAGTGATATAACACTAATAACATTTGCTACTGCTTATAAACTAGGTTTGAAGGGTAGAGACATTGAATTAACTATCACTAAGGTAGGAAGAAAGGTAGAACTTATAAAGAGTAAACAATATGTAATCAAAGTGACTGATCTTGAAGGTAAACACTGGTATATCACGGCTTACGGCATAGAAGAGATAACATCTGAGGCATGTAAGGTAGACCTGATAAATATCGTTCTTTTGTTTGATGATATCCGTCTTTCTGATGTGGAACGTCCATTTGGTGAAATAGAGTTGTTAGTAGGATCCGATTGGTGTACACTTATGCCACAAGTCAAACAGTCTGTTGGGAATTTACAATTGATGCAAAATATGTTCGGATATTGCATAAGAGGCTCCCATCCATCGATTAAGTTTGAATCTTCGAACAATAGTTTCAATGTCAAAGTTAATCAAATTTCTAGTGTGGTTAAAGTAGAGgaaattaatgttaacaataatgaaTTTTTAAGGATGGATTTAGATAAATTTTTCAACATTGAAAGCTTGGGAACATACTGTATACCGAAATGTGGAGCATGCAAATGTGGATCATGTACATTAGGTGATAAAAGTTATACAATTAGAGAAGAACAGGAGTTAGACATGATTTCAAAGGGCTTAGAATATAACTGTGAGGAAAAATATTGGGCTGTTAAATATCCCTGGAGTAGGGACCCTAATGAATTGCCTAATAATGTGGCGGTGGCTATTGCAAGAATGAGATCAACAGAGAAGCGATTAACTAAGATAGGTTATAAATATACACAACTGTATAATGATCAAATAAAAGACATGTTGAGTAGAGGCGTTGCAAGAAAATTATCTTGGAAGGAAATGAGTGAATATGATGGGCCTATACACTATATTCACCATCACGAAGTATTAAAAGAAAGTTCAACCTCAACCCCAGTCAGAATAGTGTTCAATTCTTCAGCAGATTACAAGGGCCACAGACTTAATGATTATTGGGCAAAAGGACCCGATTTATTGAATGACCTAGTGGAAATATTATTAAGATTCCGTCAGGACAATGTAGCAGTCATAGGGGATATATCTAAAATGTATAATTCAGTAAGATTGAAAGAATTAGAGCAGCACACACACAGGTTCGTATGGCGAGATGCAGATTATAGTAGACCCCCGAACCACCATGTACTTACAGCTGTGGGTTTTGGAGACCGACCTAGCGGTGTCATTGCTATAACAGCTCTTAAGAAAACTGCTTCAATTAAGGAGAATGAATTTCCGGAGATCAAGAACATTATAGATAGGAatacatatgtagatgatattatTTTTAGTTGTGAAGATGTAAATAAAGCTAAAAAGCTTATGGGTAATATGAATTTGGTGCTAAATGAGGGTGGTTTCAAAATCAAACATTGGATTATGTCTAACAATGAAACTTTAGACAATGAATTAAAATTGTTATATGCTGGTGAGGAAAAGGTTCTTAGTTTACACTGGATTCCTAgaaaagatatattcttcttcaagaTTAAGGTGGACTTTAATAGATCCAAGAAAAGAATTTTCGAAAATGGAATAGACATAAATACATCCAATCGGATAATACCTAAAGACTTAACAAAGAGAATGGTACTTAGTCAAGTATCTACGATTTATGACCCTTTAGGACTTATCATCCACTTCACTTTGAATGCAAAAGTCTTAATGAGAGAGCTAATCACAATTAGTCGCTCGGAAGGCAATAGATGTGACTGGGACGATCCCATGTCTGACGAAATGAGAGAGAAGTGGagtaaattttttattgatatgcGAGAGTTGGAGTTTTTGTCATATGCGAGATGTGTAAAACCCCTAGATGCAAAAGGGGATCCAATGCTAGTTATATTTTCAGACGGCAGTTCAGTTGCATATGGTGCATGTGCTTATGTAAGGTGGGGCCTAGAAGGGGATTCTTATGTATCGCAATTGATCCTTGCTAAGAACAGAATTGCTCCCACCAAAAAATTGACAATACCGAGATTAGAGTTATGTGCTGCCGTACTGTCATGTAGATTAAGAGATATAATTGTGAAACAAAGTGATTGGAAATTCAAATCTATTGTACATATTGTTGACTCATCAATTGTAAGAGCACAGATTCAGAAAGAATCTTATGGATTTAATACCTTTGTAGCCAACAGGGTGGCAGAAATTCAGTCTAGAACAGACCCTACTGAATGGTGGTGGGTTAATAGTAAGAACAATCCAGCAGATTTTACCACCAGACCATGTCCTCCTAACGTCTTGCATGAAAATTCTATGTGGCAAAAGGGACCAGCCTTTATGTCGCGCCCATTTGATACTTGGCCTATAAGTCAGTCTTGCAACGATGAAGTTCCTGATAAGGTTGGTATTGTTTTGACTTGTAGACAGAAAAGCTTTGATGAAGAAAAGACTAGTGTGATTAACATGAGTCGGTTTAGCAGTTACACATAA
- the LOC137640753 gene encoding uncharacterized protein, translated as MYLIQIEQSKLQSDWRKAYRRLGPSIDNGIIFVGERIANWLKENWNQDRFIWMPSNSHLIKLYIQHLHNSDHSGVETTLAKLQCKYWVISARRLIKVIKNKCIACKRISAETVAQKMGQVAQERLRPTPPFYHTSLDLFGPITIRDTVKRRTYGKAYGVIFNCLVSRAVYVDLAESYDTKGFLTVFQRFITIRGYPKTIHSDLGSQLVAACKELRLDKSKLQKYGASGGTTWIFNKSADAPWQNGCSEALIKSVKRAVLIAIGDSKLTFGEMQTVLFEVADLLNSRLIGIKPGNDCELGSYLYPNDLILGRASSKIQADMKFVDKKI; from the coding sequence ATGTATTTGATACAGATAGAACAAAGCAAGTTACAATCTGATTGGAGGAAGGCCTACCGTCGTTTAGGTCCAAGTATAGACAACGGTATCATATTCGTAGGTGAGAGAATTGCAAATTGGTTAAAGGAAAATTGGAACCAAGACAGATTTATTTGGATGCCGTCAAATAGTCATCTTATTAAGTTATATATTCAGCACTTGCATAATAGTGACCACAGCGGAGTCGAAACTACTTTAGCTAAATTACAATGTAAGTACTGGGTTATTAGTGCCAGAAGACTAATAAAGGTTATTAAGAATAAATGTATCGCATGTAAAAGAATAAGTGCTGAAACTGTTGCTCAGAAGATGGGTCAAGTTGCCCAGGAAAGATTACGTCCTACTCCTCCTTTCTACCATACTTCATTAGACTTATTTGGCCCAATTACTATTAGAGATACGGTAAAACGTAGAACATATGGAAAAGCTTATGGAGTAATATTCAATTGCCTTGTTTCACGAGCAGTATATGTAGATTTGGCAGAAAGTTATGACACAAAAGGTTTCTTGACAGTTTTCCAGAGATTTATAACAATTAGAGGATATCCTAAGACCATACATTCTGATTTGGGAAGTCAATTAGTTGCTGCTTGCAAGGAACTCAGGTTAGACAAGTCAAAGCTTCAAAAATATGGTGCTAGCGGTGGTACTACATGGATTTTCAATAAGTCTGCTGACGCTCCTTGGCAGAATGGATGTAGTGAAGCACTAATAAAATCTGTTAAACGTGCTGTACTCATTGCTATTGGAGATAGTAAACTGACATTCGGAGAAATGCAAACAGTGCTTTTTGAAGTAGCTGATTTATTGAATTCCAGACTGATTGGTATCAAACCTGGCAATGACTGTGAACTTGGATCATATTTATATCCTAATGACCTGATATTAGGCCGAGCAAGTAGTAAAATTCAAGCAGATATGAAATttgtagataaaaaaatataa